Proteins co-encoded in one Rhopalosiphum maidis isolate BTI-1 chromosome 2, ASM367621v3, whole genome shotgun sequence genomic window:
- the LOC113551996 gene encoding zinc finger homeobox protein 4 isoform X2: MPSPIPVQSSSPTGGGLVDRAAGWTTDTPPETNSAAISSNAAAVVEADMSPEEEQSSSPVTGVIAGRDDEERRLTSPPSGSKFDSVASKPDAESESWANSSDVEKFDGKIVYNPDGSAYIIEDNSELSEDDGVDLPSELLGSGSIVDGRGVNLSQAEVFPQIANAFYVSRANYGDLYEQQQQQQTNSAPAAAALNRVFQDKKIVPEVPVMHSYRVYTVRDKAGASDNRTPPLSNDCSTVPVKPILMCFICKLSFGYAKSFVAHATGEHGVTLQEDEYNILGHKNASAIVQCVGKEKEPLVSFLEPLALPANKAHTRTASPSQSSSSSSPNAAHKVPNAFINDGNRSSSSDGGGGSGGDQKGCPESLVVHRRNSTPPTSSPSVNTVPETSVSLPQSGSPRSNVNSFSISKNNNCSNKAAASATGSRSNMYDCIMDLTRKSPISALAVSSGTSARSNSASPGASPSPGTTLSPQLISGNAPLSYPQPPPNFMTGTTIGVCPDHMNGRPSGVDCARCELILSSSRLGGVGGSLVGMHSRNSCKTLKCPKCNWHYKYQETLEIHMKEKHPESETSCVYCIAGQPHPRLARGETYTCGYKPYRCEVCNYSTTTKGNLSIHMQSDKHLNNMQELQNGGVAGNEMQRHQASSPSQHPKQSSAMSPGSTSSQHPAMNSPMINQKPKPTFRCEVCNYETNVARNLRIHMTSEKHTHNIMVLQQSVKHMQTLNALQTHHQQQMNFESLMHFHPGLTLPGDKPPPHTEAALADMAYNQALLIQMMTGGQMPPHFAGDVSPHVDTDIGLNPETMEPPPEPVDKNPNFMFQCSTCSTFVTDSLETLSHHLSTDRTKVREQEILTVVAGNYICNLCTYKTNLKANFQLHCKTDKHLQRLQHVNHVKEGGPQNEWKLKYMSSPGGVQVRCNACDYYTNSTHKLQLHCSGQRHEAASLLFRYLRDNDAGEASVYHCLLCEFSSKDKLPLLQHVRTVKHMQMEQLHQMQRRSDGKDIQTDINMVFQVTSAPQTSMSVDSDQEQDRENKGDNESPNMSMDAMKAESSEQFELDSNLNSPKITEGQEQLTPTEQKKNELYCPLCQDVFEDLINFEKHLMNIHSVNSEGLQRLLSLVNQSHWLNSSKSSQQSPPHTSTNPPSPDLDKSIEKSDEIQDQDTDENKCPTCQKVCKNIDDLCQHQNDTGHVEIKQTPNGPGYLCWKKGCNLYFTTVQNLHIHFREVHAGQQNILVSEKHVYKYRCNQCSLAFKTLDKLQAHSQYHAIRDLTKCILCRRSFRTVATFQKHLQTAHPDLAQADLEALKQNSMLQFDQSADEKMEIDESVDDEEEKDEEPECDNSDDSIAFKQQQLIEDYMNGQTLAEDGYNDSERKYKCHRCKVAFTNQKYLTHHNKTLLHRKGEKQTYPMEKYLDPNRPFKCEVCKESFTQKNILLVHYNSVLHLHKLKRSMQEQQQQLNNNNTPIVSNNSSFAAVNASKTSGSTSEDDDKKPYKCNICKVAYTQGSTLDIHMRSVLHQTRASKLHDLALAGQVDLTKPIIEQPEQGSRPPSQNRQDAESQASSKDEQQQQQLQLPQQQQPQPQPQNHHQKGNQLSCQRCNALFSNQDQLNTHQQLYCMFGTPMNMLPMNPTLAFAANNLSAAVQGPKSPSQQITLTEEQLLKVPLALQGKKHSHMYKLLESYGFDLVMQFNENHQKRKENEKLLQELTAQIEMEQQANAVKEEINEINEEDTGDLPEVAKSTCVHCNKEFSSVWVLKAHCEEVHKDLVPFDFLEKYAKQIKCEIEKKGNEPPTVNTTTSLPSSTSVSTTTTPTARIGSPSEDVSVKTENEQDIEAQTENADYMSNAATSSTGEPSNVNMSGVPPNIPLSVAQHLNEMQAAFNAMAASQLTQQLQQFNPMMVASMAGLGMGLPLGLNMQALAAMNLQPPLVPMMMPPPNFESIMSSQQNTIFQQQPNSIDPTGILAKQQQLLQQQQQVQQNSQQKRARTRITDDQLKILRAHFDINNSPSEDQIQEMASQSGLPPKVIKHWFRNTLFKERQRNKDSPYNFNNPPSTTLNLEEYEKTGEAKVMPLTQPIPIIENTDVIVIKEAPKTPTFAKKKPLQTSTPNNNTVVRAQSQTPTFPQQQTFAQNFSRPFTTQPIESPVKMESQVKPELKDAETSQPETKFPWGNPESPSKRRDSVEEKQNLYLHHDRGSPLDLNAAENLTLSSILTSQHQEINMSNAISTSNMLPPKISASSFTSPPQMSVTTQSGPRSISPGRSPNSSDGFPHSIMMNQSSGGSGGSTSSGKRANRTRFTDCQIKVLQEFFENNAYPKDDDLEYLSKLLNLSPRVIVVWFQNARQKARKVYENQPAVEPAPGIVEEGSNRFQRTPGLNYQCNKCLLVFQRYYELIRHQKTHCFKEEDAKRSAQAQAAAAHIAAALSSEDSNSSTVENHQGQSANSNPMTPNPTPTPSLTYPTSPIQTSSSHDKENVYNCEHCNSVFTKLDQWKEHQQVHLMNPNLFPTYHPESAFGILQQQAQLHQQQQQLQQQQSQSQQMSGTSEMNANPTSLILSMMQQNNKRSFDEFDDHSDKETEFTKDKRLRTTILPEQLDYLYQKYQIESNPSRKMLESIAQEVGLKKRVVQVWFQNTRARERKGQFRAHSQAINKRCPFCSAIFKIKSALESHLQTKHPEQCSRGYINVDNIPDEDVSMDSFASSQMSEIGQKNQTYAPNPYYQNADDVENLGKMYQESLKRYMEEMQQSSMQNGVLSESGEKTKPEGDSPLDLSKPVDLRMDQEQDDDEDSMSECTDIMDDESPASPASSTQSGQQRVNAPGGSSSSQNKRYRTQMSNVQVKVMKALFDDYKTPTMGECEMLGREIGLAKRVVQVWFQNARAKEKKYKLQTKQNQELTGPPDECKYCRFKYTHKYSVQDHIFTSRHIALVKQHVESRMSVSDMSGNCSDGDFTVPPTPGDPHNNNLPNQQVNQLQMLQLAGLIGQSPVAQAVAMATIAKLDGKDQSQMTAEELALLPHLYNLGVSFQQGFMHPGTAMMTSPEMSDK, from the exons ATGCCGTCACCGATACCAGTACAATCGTCCTCGCCAACAGGTGGAGGCCTAGTGGACCGTGCCGCCGGATGGACAACAGACACACCGCCCGAAACAAACAGCGCAGCGATTAGCAGCAACGCCGCAGCAGTTGTCGAGGCTGATATGAGTCCGGAAGAAGAGCAATCAAGTTCGCCGGTGACGGGCGTGATCGCCGGCCGGGACGACGAGGAGCGCCGGCTAACCTCGCCACCGTCGGGTAGTAAATTCGACTCGGTGGCCAGCAAACCGGACGCCGAGTCCGAGTCGTGGGCGAACAGCAGCGACGTGGAAAAGTTTGATGGCAAGATCGTGTACAACCCGGACGGGTCGGCGTACATAATTGAGGATAACAGTGAGCTGAGCGAAGATGACGGCGTCGACCTTCCGTCTGAGCTCCTCGGATCCGGAAGTATCGTGGACGGCCGAGGCGTGAACTTGTCGCAAGCCGAGGTATTCCCACAGATCGCTAACGCGTTTTACGTGTCCCGGGCCAACTACGGGGATCTGTACGAGcagcaacaacagcagcagACTAACAGTGCACCCGCGGCCGCGGCCCTTAACAGGGTGTTCCAAGACAAGAAGATAGTTCCTGAAGTGCCGGTGATGCACAGCTACAGGGTGTATACTGTCCGTGATAAAGCGGGCGCGTCAGACAACCGAACGCCGCCGTTGTCCAACGACTGTTCAACGGTACCTGTCAAGCCGATACTCATGTGCTTCATATGCAAACTGTCGTTTGGGTACGCAAAGTCTTTCGTAGCACACGCCACCGGTGAACATGGTGTCACGCTTCAGGAAGATGAGTACAACATACTTGGTCACAAGAACGCGTCAGCCATCGTGCAATGCGTGGGCAAAGAAAAAGAGCCGCTGGTATCGTTCCTCGAGCCTTTGGCCCTGCCCGCAAACAAAGCTCATACTCGGACCGCGTCCCCGTCccagtcgtcgtcgtcgtcgtcgccgaaCGCCGCTCACAAAGTTCCTAATGCGTTTATTAATGACGGTAATCGTTCCTCCTCCTCCGACGGCGGTGGCGGCAGCGGTGGCGACCAGAAAGGTTGCCCGGAAAGCCTGGTGGTGCACAGGCGCAACTCCACGCCGCCCACCTCTTCTCCGAGCGTCAATACAGTTCCTGAGACGTCCGTCTCCCTACCTCAATCTGGTAGTCCTAGAAGTAATGTTAACTCGTTTAgtataagtaaaaacaataattgtagtaATAAAGCCGCCGCCTCTGCAACTGGTAGTAGGTCCAATATGTACGATTGTATCATGGATCTGACCAGGAAGAGTCCAATATCTGCGTTGGCCGTGTCATCAGGCACGTCAGCCCGGAGCAACAGCGCATCACCGGGTGCTAGCCCGTCGCCGGGCACCACACTCAGCCCGCAACTCATATCGGGCAATGCACCGTTATCGTATCCACAACCACCGCCCAACTTCATGACCGGCACTACGATTGGTGTATGTCCAGATCACATGAACGGTAGGCCAAGTGGAGTGGACTGTGCCAGATGTGAGCTAATTTTAAGTTCCTCGAGACTAGGTGGCGTTGGTGGGTCGCTGGTCGGTATGCACTCTAGAAACTCGTGTAAAACGCTTAAATGCCCTAAATGCAATTGGCACTACAAATACCAAGAGACGCTAGAGATACACATGAAAGAAAAACACCCCGAATCTGAGACGTCGTGCGTGTATTGTATTGCCGGACAACCGCATCCGCGGTTGGCTAGGGGTGAGACGTACACGTGTGGTTACAAACCGTATCGTTGCGAAGTGTGCAACTACTCAACGACTACTAAAGGCAACCTGAGCATACACATGCAATCCGACAAACATCTAAACAACATGCAAGAGTTACAAAACGGCGGTGTTGCCGGAAATGAAATGCAAAGGCACCAAGCTTCGTCACCGTCTCAGCACCCAAAACAGTCTTCAGCCATGAGTCCGGGGTCGACGAGCAGCCAACATCCAGCCATGAACAGCCCAATGATTAATCAGAAGCCCAAGCCTACGTTTAGGTGCGAGGTGTGCAACTATGAGACTAACGTAGCCCGAAACCTTCGCATACACATGACCAGTGAGAAGCATACACACAATATCATGGTTTTGCAGCAAAGCGTCAAACATATGCAGACACTCAACGCTCTACAGACGCATCACCAACAGCAAATGAACTTCGAGTCGCTAATGCACTTCCACCCGGGGCTCACGTTACCCGGAGACAAGCCACCGCCGCACACCGAGGCAGCACTCGCCGACATGGCTTACAACCAGGCGTTACTCATACAAATGATGACCGGTGGACAAATGCCGCCACATTTCGCGGGTGACGTGTCCCCTCACGTCGACACCGACATCGGACTGAACCCAGAGACCATGGAACCACCGCCCGAGCCGGTGGACAAAAATCCAAACTTCATGTTCCAATGCAGTACGTGCAGCACTTTTGTCACGGACTCGTTGGAGACGCTATCGCATCACTTGTCCACCGACCGGACCAAAGTACGCGAACAAGAAATACTCACTGTGGTAGCTGGAAACTACATATGCAACCTATGCACGTACAAGACGAACCTGAAGGCAAACTTTCAGCTACATTGCAAGACCGACAAACATTTACAGAGGCTGCAGCACGTCAACCATGTGAAAGAAGGCGGGCCGCAGAATGAGTGGAAGCTCAAGTACATGTCATCGCCCGGTGGCGTCCAAGTCAGGTGCAATGCGTGCGATTACTATACAAACAGCACGCACAAGCTACAACTTCACTGTTCCGGACAAAGGCACGAGGCCGCCTCGCTGTTGTTCCGGTATCTGCGGGACAACGACGCCGGTGAAGCTTCTGTCTATCATTGTTTGCTGTGCGAGTTCTCTAGCAAAGATAAATTACCACTATTGCAACACGTCAGAACCGTGAAACACATGCAAATGGAGCAGCTGCACCAAATGCAAAGGCGGTCCGATGGCAAAGACATACAAACTGACATTAACATGGTGTTCCAAGTGACCAGTGCTCCGCAAACGTCTATGTCTGTAGATAGCGACCAAGAACAAG atcgCGAAAACAAAGGAGACAACGAAAGTCCTAATATGTCTATGGATGCAATGAAAGCAGAAAGTTCCGAACAGTTCGAATTGGACTCTAATCTCAACTCACCAAAAATTACCGAAGGTCAAGAACAACTGACTCCCACCGAACAAAAGAAAAACGAATTGTACTGTCCACTTTGCCAAGATGTTTTcgaagatttaattaatttcgaaaaacatttaatgaatattcatAGTGTAAACTCCGAAGGTCTCCAACGGTTGCTAAGCTTGGTCAACCAATCACATTGGTTGAACTCATCAAAATCTTCACAGCAGAGTCCTCCTCATACTTCAACTAATCCACCGTCGCCCGACTTAGataaatcaattgaaaaatcTGACGAAATACAAGATCAAGATACTGACGAAAATAAATGTCCAACATGTCAAAAAGTGTGCAAAAATATTGACGATTTATGTCAACATCAAAACGATACCGGCCACGTCGAAATTAAACAGACACCAAATGGACCGGGATACCTGTGCTGGAAAAAAGGTTGCAACTTGTATTTTACTACAGTGCaaaatttacatattcattTCCGCGAAGTACACGCTGGACAACAAAACATTCTTGTGTCCGAAAAACATGTTTACAAATACAGATGCAATCAGTGTAGTTTGGCATTCAAAACACTTGACAAATTGCAAGCGCATTCCCAGTATCACGCCATAAGAGACCTGACGAAGTGCATATTGTGCAGACGTAGTTTCAGGACTGTTGCTACGTTTCAAAAACACTTGCAAACCGCCCATCCAGATCTAGCGCAAGCTGATCTTGAAGCGTTGAAGCAAAACTCCATGCTCCAATTCGATCAGTCAGCTGACGAAAAAATGGAAATCGACGAGTCCGTCGACGACGAAGAAGAAAAGGACGAAGAACCTGAATGTGACAACAGTGACGATTCGATCGCGTTTAAGCAACAGCAATTGATTGAAGATTACATGAACGGACAGACACTAGCTGAAGATGGGTACAATGATTCAGAAAGAAAGTACAAGTGTCACAGGTGCAAAGTGGCATTCACCAATCAGAAGTACCTAACGCATCACAACAAAACGCTTTTGCATCGCAAAGGTGAAAAACAGACTTATCCAATGGAAAAATATCTCGACCCCAACCGGCCGTTTAAGTGCGAGGTGTGCAAAGAGTCgttcacacaaaaaaatatacttttagtgCACTATAACTCTGTTCTTCATTTACACAAGCTAAAGCGATCCATGCAagagcaacaacaacaattaaacaacaataacacaCCAATCGTATCAAATAACTCGTCTTTCGCCGCCGTGAATGCGTCTAAGACATCGGGCTCAACGTCGGAAGACGACGACAAAAAACCGTACAAGTGCAACATATGCAAAGTCGCTTACACGCAAGGCTCGACATTGGACATTCATATGAGATCAGTCTTGCACCAGACTAGAGCTTCAAAGCTGCACGATCTTGCGTTGGCTGGACAGGTAGACCTGACCAAACCAATAATCGAGCAACCGGAACAGGGCAGTAGACCACCATCACAAAACCGACAGGACGCCGAAAGCCAAGCGTCCAGCAAAGatgaacaacaacaacaacaattacAACTaccacaacaacaacaaccacAACCACAACCACAAAACCACCACCAAAAAGGCAACCAGCTGAGTTGTCAACGGTGCAATGCTTTGTTTTCGAATCAAGATCAACTCAACACTCATCAACAGCTATACTGTATGTTCGGAACTCCGATGAATATGTTGCCAATGAATCCTACGCTAGCTTTTGCGGCCAATAATTTGAGTGCTGCCGTACAGGGTCCAAAATCGCCGTCGCAGCAGATAACGCTGACCGAAGAACAGCTGTTAAAAGTGCCATTGGCACTTCAAGGCAAGAAGCACTCACATATGTACAAGCTTTTGGAGAGCTATGGGTTCGATCTGGTGATGCAATTCAACGAAAACCATCAGAAGCGGAAAGAAAATGAAAAGTTACTACAAGAACTCACCGCCCAAATAGAAATGGAACAGCAGGCGAACGCTGTCAAAGaagaaataaatgaaataaatgaagAAGATACCGGTGACTTGCCAGAAGTTGCTAAGTCGACATGCGTGCACTGTAACAAGGAGTTCTCTAGCGTGTGGGTACTTAAAGCTCACTGTGAAGAAGTACACAAGGACCTAGTACCTTTTGATTTTCTTGAGAAGTATGCCAAACAGATTAAATGCGAGATAGAAAAGAAAGGCAACGAACCACCGACCGTCAACACAACCACGTCATTGCCGTCATCGACATCTGTGTCTACCACTACTACGCCGACGGCCAGGATCGGTTCGCCGTCCGAGGATGTGTCCGTAAAGACGGAAAATGAACAGGACATCGAAGCACAAACGGAAAATGCTGATTACATGTCTAACGCGGCCACATCGTCGACTGGTGAACCGTCCAACGTTAACATGTCTGGTGTACCACCGAACATCCCTCTGTCGGTCGCGCAACACTTGAATGAAATGCAAGCGGCATTCAACGCGATGGCCGCGTCACAACTAACTCAACAACTACAACAGTTTAATCCTATGATGGTAGCTAGTATGGCCGGTCTCGGCATGGGGCTACCTTTAGGCCTCAATATGCAAGCGCTCGCCGCTATGAATCTTCAACCACCGTTGGTCCCGATGATGATGCCGCCACCGAATTTCGAATCCATAATGAGTTCGCAACAAAATACGATTTTCCAACAACAGCCCAACTCCATAGACCCGACTGGAATCCTGGCTAAACAACAACAGTTACTCCAACAACAGCAACAAGTG caACAAAATTCGCAACAAAAACGAGCGAGGACACGCATCACTGATGATCAATTGAAAATCCTACGTGCTCACTTTGACATAAACAATTCTCCATCTGAAGATCAAATTCAAGAAATGGCTAGCCAAAGTGGTCTCCCACCCAAAGTCATCAAACATTGGTTTAGAAATACATTGTTTAAGGAAAGACAGAGAAATAAAGATTCTccgtacaattttaataatccaCCATCGACCACATTAAATTTGGAAGAATACGAGAAAACTGGGGAGGCGAAAGTGATGCCTCTCACTCAACCGATACCAATAATCGAAAACACTGATGTCATCGTTATTAAAGAAGCACCTAAGACACCTACATTTGCGAAAAAGAAGCCCTTACAGACCAGCACTCCAAATAATAACACTGTTGTGCGAGCACAAAGCCAAACGCCCACATTTCCACAACAACAGACATTTGCTCAAAACTTTTCGAGACCGTTCACCACACAACCGATAGAGTCTCCAGTGAAGATGGAATCACAAGTCAAACCAGAACTGAAAGATGCCGAAACCAGTCAACCTGAAACGAAATTTCCATGGGGCAATCCCGAGTCTCCGTCCAAACGTAGAGATTCGGTTGAAGAAAAACAAAACCTGTACCTCCATCACGACAGAGGGTCTCCTCTTGATTTAAACGCGGCCGAGAATCTTACTTTGTCCTCGATACTCACTTCTCAACATcaagaaataaatatgtcaaatGCGATTTCTACCAGCAATATGCTACCACCGAAAATATCTGCATCGAGTTTTACGTCACCGCCACAAATGTCGGTAACCACACAATCTGGCCCGAGAAGCATTAGCCCCGGTAGATCTCCTAATTCATCCGATGGCTTTCCGCATTCAATCATGATGAATCAGAGTAGCGGTGGTTCCGGTGGTTCTACTTCATCTGGTAAACGGGCAAATAGAACTCGTTTTACAGATTGTCAGATCAAAGTGCTTCAAGAGTTCTTTGAAAACAACGCCTATCCAAAAGACGATGACCTCGAGTATCTATCTAAATTGCTGAACTTGAGCCCCAGAGTGATTGTCGTGTGGTTCCAAAACGCTCGTCAAAAAGCTAGAAAAGTGTACGAAAATCAGCCAGCCGTAGAACCTGCACCAGGTATTGTTGAGGAGGGATCAAATCGATTTCAAAGAACACCTGGTTTGAACTATCAGTGTAATAAATGCCTGTTAGTTTTCCAGAGATATTATGAACTTATTAGACATCAGAAGACGCACTGTTTCAAAGAAGAGGACGCTAAAAGATCAGCTCAAGCTCAAGCAGCGGCCGCCCACATCGCAGCTGCATTGAGCTCCGAAGATTCCAACTCGAGCACTGTAGAAAATCATCAAGGACAAAGCGCCAATTCTAATCCGATGACTCCAAATCCGACGCCGACTCCGAGTTTGACGTACCCGACGTCACCGATTCAAACATCATCATCGCATGACAAGGAAAATGTTTACAACTGCGAACACTGTAACTCTGTGTTCACAAAACTTGACCAGTGGAAAGAACATCAACAAGTCCATTTAATGAACCCAAATTTGTTTCCTACCTATCATCCAGAGAGCGCTTTCGGAATTTTACAACAACAGGCACAATTACAccaacaacaacagcagctCCAACAACAACAATCTCAGTCACAGCAGATGAGCGGTACTTCTGAAATGAACGCTAACCCTACATCGTTAATTTTGTCCATGATGCAACAGAATAATAAAAGGTCATTTGATGAATTTGACGATCACAGTGATAAAGAAACCGAGTTCACAAAAGACAAACGCTTGAGGACCACTATTTTACCTGAACAGTTGGATTAtttgtatcaaaaatatcaaatcgaGAGTAATCCATCTAGAAAGATGTTAGAAAGTATTGCGCAAGAAGTGGGCCTAAAAAAACGCGTGGTCCAAGTATGGTTCCAAAATACTAGGGCCAGAGAGCGAAAAGGCCAGTTTAGAGCTCATTCGCAAGCGATCAATAAGAGATGTCCTTTCTGTTCTGccattttcaaaatcaaatcgGCGTTAGAATCGCATTTGCAGACCAAACACCCGGAACAGTGTTCCAGGGGATACATCAACGTAGACAACATTCCGGATGAGGATGTCAGTATGGACTCGTTCGCGTCATCCCAAATGAGCGAAATTGGGCAAAAGAACCAGACGTATGCACCGAACCCATACTATCAGAATGCGGATGACGTGGAAAACTTGGGTAAAATGTACCAAGAGTCATTGAAGAGATACATGGAGGAAATGCAACAGTCAAGCATGCAGAATGGCGTTCTATCCGAGAGTGGTGAGAAAACCAAACCAGAGGGAGACAGTCCGCTGGATCTGAGCAAACCTGTGGATTTACGTATGGACCAAGAACAGGACGATGACGAAGACAGCATGTCAGAGTGCACGGATATTATGGACGACGAAAGCCCAGCGTCACCGGCGTCGAGCACTCAAAGCGGTCAGCAGAGGGTGAACGCTCCAGGTGGCAGCAGTAGCAGTCAAAACAAACGATACCGGACGCAAATGAGCAACGTGCAGGTGAAAGTAATGAAAGCACTATTTGATGACTACAAAACCCCGACGATGGGTGAGTGCGAGATGCTAGGCCGTGAGATCGGCTTGGCAAAGCGCGTGGTTCAGGTGTGGTTCCAAAACGCACGGGCCAAGGAGAAGAAGTACAAGTTGCAAACGAAGCAGAACCAAGAACTGACCGGGCCACCGGACGA